The following proteins come from a genomic window of Anas platyrhynchos isolate ZD024472 breed Pekin duck chromosome 12, IASCAAS_PekinDuck_T2T, whole genome shotgun sequence:
- the TOX3 gene encoding TOX high mobility group box family member 3 isoform X1, with protein MDVRFYPAAAGSSLPGDPSNLDFAQCLGYYSYNKFGNNNNYMNMAEANNAFLAANEQTFHTPSLGDEEFEIPPITPPPESDPALGMADILLPFQGLGDQLPAQGNEFTPQFPPQSLDLPSITISRNLVEQDGIIHNNGLHMDQSHTQVSQYRQDHSLIMRSIVHMTDAHSGIMPPSQLTTINQSQLSAQLGLNLGGTNLPHTSPSPPASKSATPSPSSSINEEDADESNRATGEKRAAPDSGKKPKTPKKKKKKDPNEPQKPVSAYALFFRDTQAAIKGQNPNATFGEVSKIVASMWDSLGEEQKQVYKRKTEAAKKEYLKALAAYRASLVSKAAAESAEAQTIRSVQQTLASTNLSSSLILNTSLSQHATVSASPQSLQQSLPRAIAPKPLTMRLPMNQIVASVTIAPNMPTNIAAPLISSMGTNMVATPSSSQVSPSMQSQQHQIQQLQQQQMQQMQQQQLHQHQMHQQIQQQMQQQHFQHHMQQHLQQQQQHLQQQINQQQMQQQLQHIQLQQMQQQQMQHMQHQSQPSPQQHSPVASQITSPIPAIGSPQPAPQQHQSQIQSQTQTQVLSQVSIF; from the exons CAGACGTTCCACACACCGAGCCTTGGGGATGAGGAGTTTGAAATCCCACCCATTACGCCCCCACCGGAATCAGACCCTGCACTAGGGATGGCAGATATACTGCTGCCCTTTCAGGGCCTTGGCGACCAGCTGCCTGCACAAGGAAATGAATTTACGCCTCAGTTTCCCCCACAGAGCTTGGATCTTCCCTCTATTACGATATCCCGAAATCTTGTGGAGCAAGATGGCATCATCCACAACAATGGATTGCATATG GATCAGAGTCACACACAAGTTTCTCAGTACCGCCAAGACCATTCTTTGATTATGAGATCCATTGTCCACATGACGGATGCTCATTCAGGAATTATGCCTCCCTCTCAGCTTACCACCATTAACCAGTCTCAGCTAAGCGCACAGCTGGGGCTAAATTTAGGAGGCACTAACTTGCCACAcacttctccctcccctcctgcaaGTAAATCAGCCACTCCTTCCCCATCCAGCTCTATAAATGAAGAAGATGCAGATGAATCAAATAGA GCTACTGGAGAAAAAAGAGCTGCCCCAGATTCTGGCAAGAAGCCCAAGACtccaaagaagaagaaaaagaaagatccCAACGAGCCACAAAAGCCAGTGTCAGCATATGCCCTTTTCTTCAGAGATACGCAAGCTGCAATTAAAGGGCAGAACCCGAATGCTACGTTTGGAGAGGTTTCAAAAATAGTGGCATCAATGTGGGACAGTTtaggagaagaacaaaaacag gtttataaaagaaaaactgaagctGCCAAAAAAGAATACCTAAAGGCACTTGCAGCCTATAGAGCAAGCCTTGTTTCCAAG gctgctgcagagtCTGCTGAGGCCCAGACAATTCGTTCTGTCCAGCAAACGTTGGCATCCACAAATTTGTCTTCCTCCCTTATTCTGAATACTTCCCTGTCTCAACATGCAACAGTATCGGCATCTCCTCAAAGTCTTCAACAGTCCCTTCCCAGAGCAATTGCTCCAAAACCTCTAACCATGAGACTGCCAATGAATCAGATTGTAGCATCTGTTACCATTGCACCAAACATGCCAACAAACATTGCAGCTCCATTGATAAGCTCTATGGGAACAAATATGGTGGCAACACCATCTTCATCTCAAGTAAGTCCCTCAATGCAAAGCCAGCAGCACCAGAtacagcagctccagcagcaacaGATGCAGCAGATGCAGCAACAGCAGCTACATCAGCATCAGATGCATCAGCAAATACAACAACAAATGcaacagcagcatttccagcaccacatgcaacaacatttgcagcagcagcagcagcatcttcagCAGCAAATTAATCAACAGCAAATGCAACAGCAGCTTCAGCACATACAGCTTCAgcaaatgcagcagcagcaaatgcaGCATATGCAACACCAGTCACAGCCTTCTCCTCAGCAGCACTCTCCAGTAGCCTCTCAGATCACATCTCCAATCCCTGCCATTGGGAGCCCTCAGCCAGCACCTCAGCAGCACCAGTCACAAATACAATCCCAGACACAGACTCAAGTATTATCACAGgtcagtattttctga
- the TOX3 gene encoding TOX high mobility group box family member 3 isoform X2, with the protein MDVRFYPAAAGSSLPGDPSNLDFAQCLGYYSYNKFGNNNNYMNMAEANNAFLAANETFHTPSLGDEEFEIPPITPPPESDPALGMADILLPFQGLGDQLPAQGNEFTPQFPPQSLDLPSITISRNLVEQDGIIHNNGLHMDQSHTQVSQYRQDHSLIMRSIVHMTDAHSGIMPPSQLTTINQSQLSAQLGLNLGGTNLPHTSPSPPASKSATPSPSSSINEEDADESNRATGEKRAAPDSGKKPKTPKKKKKKDPNEPQKPVSAYALFFRDTQAAIKGQNPNATFGEVSKIVASMWDSLGEEQKQVYKRKTEAAKKEYLKALAAYRASLVSKAAAESAEAQTIRSVQQTLASTNLSSSLILNTSLSQHATVSASPQSLQQSLPRAIAPKPLTMRLPMNQIVASVTIAPNMPTNIAAPLISSMGTNMVATPSSSQVSPSMQSQQHQIQQLQQQQMQQMQQQQLHQHQMHQQIQQQMQQQHFQHHMQQHLQQQQQHLQQQINQQQMQQQLQHIQLQQMQQQQMQHMQHQSQPSPQQHSPVASQITSPIPAIGSPQPAPQQHQSQIQSQTQTQVLSQVSIF; encoded by the exons ACGTTCCACACACCGAGCCTTGGGGATGAGGAGTTTGAAATCCCACCCATTACGCCCCCACCGGAATCAGACCCTGCACTAGGGATGGCAGATATACTGCTGCCCTTTCAGGGCCTTGGCGACCAGCTGCCTGCACAAGGAAATGAATTTACGCCTCAGTTTCCCCCACAGAGCTTGGATCTTCCCTCTATTACGATATCCCGAAATCTTGTGGAGCAAGATGGCATCATCCACAACAATGGATTGCATATG GATCAGAGTCACACACAAGTTTCTCAGTACCGCCAAGACCATTCTTTGATTATGAGATCCATTGTCCACATGACGGATGCTCATTCAGGAATTATGCCTCCCTCTCAGCTTACCACCATTAACCAGTCTCAGCTAAGCGCACAGCTGGGGCTAAATTTAGGAGGCACTAACTTGCCACAcacttctccctcccctcctgcaaGTAAATCAGCCACTCCTTCCCCATCCAGCTCTATAAATGAAGAAGATGCAGATGAATCAAATAGA GCTACTGGAGAAAAAAGAGCTGCCCCAGATTCTGGCAAGAAGCCCAAGACtccaaagaagaagaaaaagaaagatccCAACGAGCCACAAAAGCCAGTGTCAGCATATGCCCTTTTCTTCAGAGATACGCAAGCTGCAATTAAAGGGCAGAACCCGAATGCTACGTTTGGAGAGGTTTCAAAAATAGTGGCATCAATGTGGGACAGTTtaggagaagaacaaaaacag gtttataaaagaaaaactgaagctGCCAAAAAAGAATACCTAAAGGCACTTGCAGCCTATAGAGCAAGCCTTGTTTCCAAG gctgctgcagagtCTGCTGAGGCCCAGACAATTCGTTCTGTCCAGCAAACGTTGGCATCCACAAATTTGTCTTCCTCCCTTATTCTGAATACTTCCCTGTCTCAACATGCAACAGTATCGGCATCTCCTCAAAGTCTTCAACAGTCCCTTCCCAGAGCAATTGCTCCAAAACCTCTAACCATGAGACTGCCAATGAATCAGATTGTAGCATCTGTTACCATTGCACCAAACATGCCAACAAACATTGCAGCTCCATTGATAAGCTCTATGGGAACAAATATGGTGGCAACACCATCTTCATCTCAAGTAAGTCCCTCAATGCAAAGCCAGCAGCACCAGAtacagcagctccagcagcaacaGATGCAGCAGATGCAGCAACAGCAGCTACATCAGCATCAGATGCATCAGCAAATACAACAACAAATGcaacagcagcatttccagcaccacatgcaacaacatttgcagcagcagcagcagcatcttcagCAGCAAATTAATCAACAGCAAATGCAACAGCAGCTTCAGCACATACAGCTTCAgcaaatgcagcagcagcaaatgcaGCATATGCAACACCAGTCACAGCCTTCTCCTCAGCAGCACTCTCCAGTAGCCTCTCAGATCACATCTCCAATCCCTGCCATTGGGAGCCCTCAGCCAGCACCTCAGCAGCACCAGTCACAAATACAATCCCAGACACAGACTCAAGTATTATCACAGgtcagtattttctga